The genomic stretch CGTTGGCCAGGGTGACGATCAGGTTGGACGTCGGCGCCTGGCCAACTGTCGCGGTGTAAACGATTACGCCACCCGCTTCGGTGATGGAAGGGGTGGCGTTGAGTACAAGGGCGGTGGAGACGTTGGTCTCCGTTGTGGGCGGAATGACCTGGTTGTTGTTGCTGGTGTCCACCGCGCCAACGTCTTCATTGTCCAGCGCTGCGGCAAAGCCCAACGGGCCGGTCGGGAAGCCGATGCTCGGGTCGACCCGGCCTGCGGTCTCCTCAAGCATGACGAAGCTGTGGCCACCGCCCAGCGCACCGCCACCGCCCGCCGCTGCCGGGCCTGCTGCGGTAGCTTCAAGCTCGGTGGTCGGGTCGACACCCGCGGCGATCGCCTGCTGCAGCTCTTCCACCGACGGTGCAGCCTGCGCAGTGGCCTGGCTCAGGTCGGCGCTGCTGTAAGGCGCATCCGCGCTCCACTGGCTGTCACGGCCCAGGTCGAGCATACGGCCGTCGGCCAACTCGAGGGTTACCGCGCCGCCTGGGCCGGTGAGGACTTCCTCACCCGCCAACAGGCGGTCACCTTCGATGAGTACACGCCGGATGCCCTCTGGGGATACCGCAATAACCTGGCCGACAATGCTTTTGACGATGGCTACAACGCTGCTCATTGGACTCTCCGTGTGACCCGATTGGGGTACTTCCCTGCCAGAGCGGCGCTCTTTAAAGCCACTTCAGGCGGAACTGTGTAGATTGATGTGTTGACGATTTTTGACGTCAAAATTCCGTCTATAACTGTTTGGAATTAACTATCTGCCAAACTATTGACCTTATACTCGCCATCCTAAACAATCGGCAATGTAATGTCACATTGATATTTGCACCTTTGCCACCCCTTCCTTTAGTACTAATCCAGTGCCCGTCGGAAGTTCGCTCATCGGTCAGATCAGGTGCCATTTTCCAGGCCCTGAAAACCTCAACCGTGATTCAGGACAACTGCGCCTTCGGGAACCCGCCAAAAATGCGTGCGTCACTGTTTACCGTTCTTCCCATCACCCTAGCCGCCACGTTCGTACAAGCACAATCCTTGCCCGAAGCCATGCAAACAGCCCTTGAGCGACACCCGGAAATCCAGGCCGGCGTGAATGCTCGCGTGGCCGCGGATTACCAGCTGCGCGCGGCCAAGGGCGGCTACTTGCCGAGGGTCGATGTAACGGCGGGCTATGGGCGCGAAGGTACCGATAGCCCGAGCACCGGTAACCGCTGGGACACACTGAACAGAGGTGAGTCAGCAATCCGTCTTCGCCAAATGGTTTTTGACGGTTTTGCCACGTCAAACGAAGTCGACCGTCAACAAGCCACCGCCAACGCCCGGGCCTACTCCCTGATGGGCACCTCCGAGCGCACCGCACTCGACGTCGCCCAGGTGTATCTGGATGTGCTGTCGCGGCGCGAGATGGTGCGCCTGGCCGAAGACAACCTGAGCAACCACGAACGTATTCTGGATCAGATCAAACTGCGCACCAGCCGCGGCGTCGGCCGCCTGGCTGACCTGGACCAGGCCGAGGCACGCCTGGCGCAGGCGCAAAACAACTTGATCACTGAGAAGACCAACCTGGCCGATGCCAGCACCAATTACCTCAGCGTCGTCGGCCAGATGCCCGATGAATTGAGCGCACCGGCGCCGTTCATCGACCTGCTGCCGGCCACGCTGGAGGAAGCCCGCACACAGTTGGTAGAAAGCAGCCCGGTGCTGCGCTCGGCCGAATCAGACGTTGCCGCCGCAGAAAAACAGTACGAGGCCGCAAAGTCGTCCTTCTACCCCCGTTTCGATGCAGAACTCGGACGAACGGCGGATAACAATATCGACGGCACAGCAGGCCATAACAACGAATGGCAGGCTATGCTGCGAATGAACTTCAACCTGTATGCTGGCGGCAGCAACAAGGCAGACCTGGAGTCCAAGTCGTACCTGTCCAACCAGGCGCTGGATATCCGCAACAATGCCTTGCGTCAGCTCAATGAAGAGTTGGGCCTGGCATGGAATGCTCAGGAGAACGCCAACGCCCAGTTGCCGATCGCCCAGCAGTACGTCGATCACAGCAACCGTGTGCGCAGCGCCTACCAACAGCAATTCAGCCTGGGCGAGCGAACCCTGCTCGACTTGCTCGACAGCGAGAATGAAACCTTCACTGCCCAGCGTCGCCTGGTGGAAGTGAAGAACATACAATTGTTTACTCAGTATCGAATCAAGGCGACCATTGGCCAACTGCTCAAGAGTCAGGGTGTCGTAGCCCCGATGGCCACTGTTGTGCAGAACGATCTGAAACCAAGGGTGAGCCTACCAGGCCTGAACTGAAGCGCACCCTGCCCCACCCACCGCAAGGATGAAGAGAGCGCCGCGTGGAATCCGAAGTCAGTCGAGTCCAACTCAGCCACGATCCACGCAGTCAGCATGACGATCCCTTGCTGGATAGTCTGCTGAGCCTGTGTGTCCTGCACCAGAAACCTGCAAGCCGGGTCATGCTGACCACCGGCCTGCCGCTGCCCGCGCAGCGCCTGAGCCCCGAGCTGCTGCCCCGTGCGGCGGCCAGGGCCGGCCTGCAGGGGCGGCTGCTGCAGCGTAAACTGGAGCAGATCCCCAGTATCGCAATGCCTGCCATGCTGTTGCTCAAGGAAGGCCGCAGCGCCGTCCTGCTGGGCTGGGAGAATGAAGACACCGCACGCCTGCTGCTCAGCGAGAGCGATGGTGGCGAGGTGCACGTCAGCCGCGAAGCGCTGCTCAGTGACTACAGCGGGCGTGTGTTCTTCGCCCAGCCGCAGCACAAGTTCGACGTCAACCACGGCAACCTCATCCCGCGCGCGAAATCCTGGTTCCGCGACACCTTGCTGCGCAGCAAATGGCTGTATATCGACGCCATCGCCGCCAGCCTGGTGATCAACCTGATCGCCTTGGCAGCGCCGCTGTTCGTCATGAACGTGTATGACCGGGTGGTGCCCAACCAGGCGACCTCGACCCTTTGGGTACTGGCCGTCGGTATCGCCGGGGCCTACTTCTTCGACCTGATCCTCAAGGGCCTGCGCGGCCTCTGCCTGGACTTGGCCGGCAAGAAGACCGACCTGATCATCTCGGCGACCTTGTTCGAACGCATTGTCGGGATGTCGATGAAGTACCGCCCGGCGCGGGTCGGCAGCTTTGCCCAGAATATCCATGAGTTCCAGGGTTTACGCGACTTCCTCGCCTCTTTGACCCTGACCAGCCTCATCGACCTGCCGTTTACGCTGCTGATCCTGATCGTCATCGCCATGATTGGCGGGCACCTGGTGTGGATCCCGATCATCGCCTTCCCGCTGGCCCTGGGCATCGGTTACGCCCTGCAACGGCCGCTGATGGCGACCATGGAGCGGACCATGGCCCTGGCCTCGGAACGCCAGTCGAGCCTGATCGAGACCCTGGCAGGCCTGGATGCGGTCAAGGTCAACAACGCCGAAAGCGAGCGCCAGTACATGTGGGAACAGACGCTCGGCACCCTCAGCCGTCTGGAACTGCGCGTGAAGGTGCTGTCGAGCCTGGCGATGAACATCACCCTGCTGATCCAGCAACTGGCTGGCGTGGCGATGATTTGCGTCGGTGTCTACATGATCATCGACGGCAACCTGAGCATGGGTGGTCTGGTCGCCTGTTACATGCTCAGCGGCCGTGCCCTTGGCCCGCTGGGGCAGCTCAATGGTTTGCTGGCCCGCTATCAGCAGGCCAAGGTGACCATGGTCTCCACCGACCACATGATGGAGCTGCCGCAGGAGCGCAACTTCGAAGAACGCCCACTGAGCCGCCGGGTGCTGCAGGGCAGCATCGAGTTCCGTGGGGTGGACTTCACCTACCCTAACCAGCAGAACCTGGCCCTCAAGAACATCAACCTGACCATTCGCCCCGGCGAGAAGGTGGGCATCATTGGCCGTAGCGGTTCGGGCAAGAGCTCGTTGGCCAAGCTGATCGTTGGCCTGTATGAATCCGACGGCGGGTCGCTGCTGGTCGATGGCGTGGATATCCGCCAGATCGACGTCAGCGAGCTACGCCACAATATCGGCTACGTGCCCCAGGACATCCAGCTGATGGCCGGCACCCTGCGCGACAACCTGGTCAGCGGCGCCCGCTACATCGAAGACGAAATGATCCTGCAGGCCGCAGAGCTGGCAGGTGTTCATGAGTTTGCCAGGCTGCACCCTGACGGCTATGAGCTGCAGGTGGGCGAGCGCGGCCAGAACCTCTCCGGCGGCCAGCGGCAGAACGTCGCCCTGGGCCGTGCATTGCTGCTCAACCCACAGATCCTGCTGCTCGACGAACCGACCAGCGCCATGGACAACACCGGTGAAGAGCGCCTCAAGCAGCGCCTGCAGGCGGTCATCGAAAACAAGACGGTGCTGCTGGTGACCCACCGCGCCTCGTTGCTGTCGTTGGTGGACCGGCTGATCGTGATCGATCGCGGGCAGATTGTCGCCGACGGCCCGAAAGCCGCGGTCATGGATGCGCTGAAGAAGGGGCAGATCAGTGTTGCATAAGCTCGATATGGGGCAATTCAAGGATGGCCTGCGGCGCTACTTCAAAGGCTCCGACTCGCTTGGCGGGCAGCCACTGCCTGAGGTCAACAAGGCGCTGATCGAGGACGCGCCACGGGTGGTTCGCCTGACCATCTGGGGTGTGATCGCGTTTTTCGTGTTCATGATCGTCTGGGCCAGCGTCGCGCCGATCGATGAGGTCACGCGCGGCGAAGGCAAGGCCATTCCGTCCTCCAAGGTGCAGAAGATCCAGAACCTTGAGGGCGGCATCATCGCCGAGATCTATGCCAAGGAAGGGCAAATCGTCGAAGTCGGCCAGCCCTTGCTGCGCCTGGACGAAACCCGCTTCGCCTCCAACGTCGGTGAAACCGAGGCCGACCGCCTGGCCATGGCGCTGCGTGTCGAACGCCTGAGTGCCGAGGTCGAAGACCGCCCGCTGAAAATCGATGAAGAACTGCGCAAGGCAGCGCCCAACCAGGCAGCCAACGAAGAGTCGCTGTACCTGAGCCGGCGCCAGCAACTGCAGGACGAAATCGGCGGCCTGCAGCAACAGTTGGTACAGCGCCAGCAAGAGCTGCGCGAGTACACCTCCAAGCGCGCCCAGTACGCCAACAGCCTGCAACTGCTGCGTCAGGAAATCGCGATGTCCGAGCCGCTGGTGGCCCAGGGCGCGATTTCCCAGGTCGAAGTGCTGCGCCTGCGCCGTGCCGAAGTGGAGAACCGTGGCCAGATGGACTCCACCGCGCTGGCCATCCCGCGCGCCGAGGCGGCCATCCGCGAAGTGCAGAGCAAGGTCGAGGAGACACGCGGCAAGTTCCGTAGCGAGGCGCTGACCCAGCTCAACGAGGCCCGCACCGAGCTCAACAAGGCCACTGCCACCAGCAAGGCGTTGGATGACCGGGTACACCGCACCATGGTCACCTCGCCGGTACGCGGTATCGTCAAGCAGCTGCTGGTCAACACCATCGGCGGGGTCATCCAGCCGGGTAGCGACATCGTCGAAGTGGTGCCGCTGGACGACACGCTGGTCATCGAGGCGAAAATCCTGCCCAAGGACATTGCCTTCCTGCACCCTGGGCAGGAAGCGACCGTCAAGTTCACCGCCTATGACTACACCATCTACGGTGGCCTGAAGGCCAAGCTGGAACAGATCGGTGCCGACACCATCACCGATGAAGACAAGAAGACCACGTACTACCTGATCAAGTTGCGCACCGACCGCAGCCACTTGGGCACCGACGAGAAGCCGCTGCTGATCATCCCCGGGATGGTGGCGACGGTGGATATCATGACCGGCAAGAAGACCATCATGAGCTACTTGCTCAAGCCGATCATGAAGGCGCGGTCGGAAGCCTTGCGCGAGCGTTGAGTCTTACGCAATCCCGGTAGGAGCAGCCTTGTGCTGCGAAGAGGCCAGTGGCAGTACCGAGAATCTTCTGTGCTGCCGCTGGCCTCTTCGCAGCACAAGGCTGCTCCTACCCGTTCAGCGCCAGGGTGCGGGCTCACCCACCAACTGCCCCTGAATACCACCCACGCCCATTTCCCGCAGCACCAACCTTTCCCCTTCCGTCTCGACCCGTTCAGCAATCAACGGCAGGTCGATGCTGTGCGCCGCGCGCTGTATCGCTTCGATGAACAGGCGCTTGTGTTGTTCATGGTCGATGTTACGGATATAGCTACCATCGATCTTCAGGTACGCAAGGCCCAGGTGCGCCAGGTTGCCAATCATGCTGAACCGCCCGCCAAAGCGCTGCAGCGCCAGCCCGAAGCCATGCGCGTGCAGGCGCCGGGTTAGCTGTTCGAGGGCTGACTGTTCGGGCAATTGCTCTTCGCCGATCTCGAATGTCAGGCGTGGGCCCAGCGCCGCATGCTGGCTCAACAGCTCGTAGACGCGTTGCAGCGCCTTGGGGTCGGCCAAGGTTGCAGCGGACAGGTTCAGCGCCAGCACCTGATCATGAGTGCGCAGGTGGGCAAGCACCTTTTCCAGCACCAGCAGATCCAGGCGCGGCATCCAGCCAAAGCGCTCCAGCCAAGGCAAGAAGCGCCCGGCCGGCAATGCCTCGCCCTGCTCATCGTGCAAACGCGAGATCACTTTGTGGTGCAGTACCCGTTGCCCTGTGCCGCAGTCCACCACCGGCTGGAAGAACAGTTCGAATTGCCCATTGACGAAGGCCTGGTCGAGCCGCTCATGCCAGGCATGATGGCTATCACCGGCCACCGCGGCCGCACCCTGTTCAAGGCACACCCAGCCCGGCGCAGGCTGGTTTTCGGCACGCGCCAGGGCCTCGTCGGCGAGCTTCAGCAATGCCTGCGGCGCATCGCCGGGGGTAAATGGCGCAAGGCCGATGCACGCCACCGGGTCGACATCACTGGCGCCCGTCTCGTGCAGACTCTGCAGTGTCGCCTCCAGGGCCTGGGCAAGCTGTACCGCTTCTTCATGCACCATGCCCGGCGCCAGCACGGCGAACTCGCCCCCACGGCTGCGCGAGATCAGGT from Pseudomonas kermanshahensis encodes the following:
- a CDS encoding HlyD family type I secretion periplasmic adaptor subunit → MGQFKDGLRRYFKGSDSLGGQPLPEVNKALIEDAPRVVRLTIWGVIAFFVFMIVWASVAPIDEVTRGEGKAIPSSKVQKIQNLEGGIIAEIYAKEGQIVEVGQPLLRLDETRFASNVGETEADRLAMALRVERLSAEVEDRPLKIDEELRKAAPNQAANEESLYLSRRQQLQDEIGGLQQQLVQRQQELREYTSKRAQYANSLQLLRQEIAMSEPLVAQGAISQVEVLRLRRAEVENRGQMDSTALAIPRAEAAIREVQSKVEETRGKFRSEALTQLNEARTELNKATATSKALDDRVHRTMVTSPVRGIVKQLLVNTIGGVIQPGSDIVEVVPLDDTLVIEAKILPKDIAFLHPGQEATVKFTAYDYTIYGGLKAKLEQIGADTITDEDKKTTYYLIKLRTDRSHLGTDEKPLLIIPGMVATVDIMTGKKTIMSYLLKPIMKARSEALRER
- the lapD gene encoding cyclic di-GMP receptor LapD; its protein translation is MSLFKQLLLAICLFLVVAFSGSFMVSLESSRSQYVNQLRSHAQDAATALALSLTPNIDDPAMVELMVSSIFDSGYYASIKVVDLGSNAVLVERHAEPDPGGVPAWFVHLIGLEAAGGDAIVSRGWQQAARVEVISHPMFAIAKLWQSALGSLGWLLLCGAASAVLGALLLRRQLRPLDYMVEQSHAIARREFLSLPDLPRTPELRRVVQAMNQMVEKLKALFTEQAERSERLRAESYQDSLTGLSNRRYFEMQLNTRVSNLEEARAGYLLLLRVQGLAGLNARLGGQRTDQLLQAVGEQLRRTCASYPETKDLISRSRGGEFAVLAPGMVHEEAVQLAQALEATLQSLHETGASDVDPVACIGLAPFTPGDAPQALLKLADEALARAENQPAPGWVCLEQGAAAVAGDSHHAWHERLDQAFVNGQFELFFQPVVDCGTGQRVLHHKVISRLHDEQGEALPAGRFLPWLERFGWMPRLDLLVLEKVLAHLRTHDQVLALNLSAATLADPKALQRVYELLSQHAALGPRLTFEIGEEQLPEQSALEQLTRRLHAHGFGLALQRFGGRFSMIGNLAHLGLAYLKIDGSYIRNIDHEQHKRLFIEAIQRAAHSIDLPLIAERVETEGERLVLREMGVGGIQGQLVGEPAPWR
- a CDS encoding type I secretion system permease/ATPase: MESEVSRVQLSHDPRSQHDDPLLDSLLSLCVLHQKPASRVMLTTGLPLPAQRLSPELLPRAAARAGLQGRLLQRKLEQIPSIAMPAMLLLKEGRSAVLLGWENEDTARLLLSESDGGEVHVSREALLSDYSGRVFFAQPQHKFDVNHGNLIPRAKSWFRDTLLRSKWLYIDAIAASLVINLIALAAPLFVMNVYDRVVPNQATSTLWVLAVGIAGAYFFDLILKGLRGLCLDLAGKKTDLIISATLFERIVGMSMKYRPARVGSFAQNIHEFQGLRDFLASLTLTSLIDLPFTLLILIVIAMIGGHLVWIPIIAFPLALGIGYALQRPLMATMERTMALASERQSSLIETLAGLDAVKVNNAESERQYMWEQTLGTLSRLELRVKVLSSLAMNITLLIQQLAGVAMICVGVYMIIDGNLSMGGLVACYMLSGRALGPLGQLNGLLARYQQAKVTMVSTDHMMELPQERNFEERPLSRRVLQGSIEFRGVDFTYPNQQNLALKNINLTIRPGEKVGIIGRSGSGKSSLAKLIVGLYESDGGSLLVDGVDIRQIDVSELRHNIGYVPQDIQLMAGTLRDNLVSGARYIEDEMILQAAELAGVHEFARLHPDGYELQVGERGQNLSGGQRQNVALGRALLLNPQILLLDEPTSAMDNTGEERLKQRLQAVIENKTVLLVTHRASLLSLVDRLIVIDRGQIVADGPKAAVMDALKKGQISVA
- a CDS encoding TolC family outer membrane protein translates to MRASLFTVLPITLAATFVQAQSLPEAMQTALERHPEIQAGVNARVAADYQLRAAKGGYLPRVDVTAGYGREGTDSPSTGNRWDTLNRGESAIRLRQMVFDGFATSNEVDRQQATANARAYSLMGTSERTALDVAQVYLDVLSRREMVRLAEDNLSNHERILDQIKLRTSRGVGRLADLDQAEARLAQAQNNLITEKTNLADASTNYLSVVGQMPDELSAPAPFIDLLPATLEEARTQLVESSPVLRSAESDVAAAEKQYEAAKSSFYPRFDAELGRTADNNIDGTAGHNNEWQAMLRMNFNLYAGGSNKADLESKSYLSNQALDIRNNALRQLNEELGLAWNAQENANAQLPIAQQYVDHSNRVRSAYQQQFSLGERTLLDLLDSENETFTAQRRLVEVKNIQLFTQYRIKATIGQLLKSQGVVAPMATVVQNDLKPRVSLPGLN
- a CDS encoding retention module-containing protein, translated to MSSVVAIVKSIVGQVIAVSPEGIRRVLIEGDRLLAGEEVLTGPGGAVTLELADGRMLDLGRDSQWSADAPYSSADLSQATAQAAPSVEELQQAIAAGVDPTTELEATAAGPAAAGGGGALGGGHSFVMLEETAGRVDPSIGFPTGPLGFAAALDNEDVGAVDTSNNNQVIPPTTETNVSTALVLNATPSITEAGGVIVYTATVGQAPTSNLIVTLANGAVIVIPAGQTSGSVNVTIPANDTPYIDGGQISTTVTGTTGGNGLIVTLPQTPAVTQITDTIDTTTATLTATPSVTEGGVITYTVTLSNPAQTPVT